The stretch of DNA TCGAGAGCACCGTATCCCCGCTCCGACGTCCCGGAGCGGGGACACGGTACGTCGTGGTGCTCGTTACCGCAGGGGCGTGAAATCCCGGCTACCGAGGTAGCCGGGGCGCGGTGCAGGCGCCGAGAACGGATCCGTCAGAGTGTTTTCGACACTGTTGAAGACGATGAAGAGGTTGGAACGCGCGAACGGCGTGATGTTGCCGTTCGAACCGTGCATGCAGTTCGAATCGAAGACGGTGGCGGAACCCGCAGGCCCGGTCATCATGTCGATGCCGTACTCGTTGGCCATCCGGGTGAGTGTCGGCTGATCCGGCGACCCGGTGGGCGGAACGTAGCTGACCAGCGATTCCTTGAAGTAGTCCTCGGGTGTCTCGCCGGCGCAGGACACGAACGCGCGGTGCGATCCGGGCATGATCATCAGCCCGCCGTTGTGCCCGTAGTTCTCGGTCAGCGCGATCGAGATGCTCGCGGCGCGGGGAGCGGGCATCCCGTCCTCCGCGTGCCAGGTCTCGAAATCGGAGTGCCAGTAGAACGGGCCACCGGTGAAACCCGGTTTGAAGTTGAGCCGCGACTGGTGGACGTAGACGTCCGAACCGAGTATCTGCCGGGCGATACCCACCACTTCTGGGCGGCGGACGATCTCGTCGACGACGTCGCTGAGACGGTGGACGTCGAACACGGAGCGGACGGCGCCGTCACCGTTCTCCCGCACGATGCGGTCGTCGCCGCGCAACGTGTCGGTCTCGGAGAGGCGCGTCATCTCGTCGACCAGGTTGAACACGTCGCGTGGCGGGATGATGGCGTCGGCGGAGTGATATCCGCGCCTGTCGTAGTCGGCAATCTGAGTGGCGCTGAGTGGACCGGGCCGGGCATCACCCCGTTTCGGATCGAACCAGGTGACCGGGTCCTGACGGACGGTCATCGTGCACTCGTCGCGGTCCCTCGTGGGGTAGTTGTCGGCTACGGCCGTACGCATAACTCGTGTTTCACCCTTTCGGATTGGACAACGCTTTACTCTTCCGACGTTCTCACTG from Rhodococcus opacus B4 encodes:
- the thpD gene encoding ectoine hydroxylase codes for the protein MRTAVADNYPTRDRDECTMTVRQDPVTWFDPKRGDARPGPLSATQIADYDRRGYHSADAIIPPRDVFNLVDEMTRLSETDTLRGDDRIVRENGDGAVRSVFDVHRLSDVVDEIVRRPEVVGIARQILGSDVYVHQSRLNFKPGFTGGPFYWHSDFETWHAEDGMPAPRAASISIALTENYGHNGGLMIMPGSHRAFVSCAGETPEDYFKESLVSYVPPTGSPDQPTLTRMANEYGIDMMTGPAGSATVFDSNCMHGSNGNITPFARSNLFIVFNSVENTLTDPFSAPAPRPGYLGSRDFTPLR